One genomic segment of Alicycliphilus denitrificans K601 includes these proteins:
- a CDS encoding TonB-dependent receptor plug domain-containing protein — MLLTHSFALRRLCRPHPLAVASTAALLCLAGAARAEVVAAAPLPAVTVTATLTEQDARTAPASVTVITAQDLAERNAADLLDAVRGAPGITLSARQVGGRKTLALRGLEGKHTLTLIDGRRISASDDVIGHSDYQYGWLPISAIERVEIIRGPMSALYGSEALGGVVNIISKKPKDRWIGSVGVTGSHAVGSDGASEAGTSIFAAGPLTDRLRMSVNAEYAHRDAVPEKEDPRYSEIEGRKPHSLGLNAEFDLAPGHVLEAGVTDGKEQRFYDDVSGAKPYFNRYDLDRRQTHVGWRGEVGGWKTQLRAYRSEFSVRNSRTNGVAPTRPQDMTDDVVDGHASTRFGSHQFTVGGEWRNEELVNAGLTTGSDDVTHKALFVQDEFALGKNLIATLGLRADHHGIFGSELSPRAYLVWEAGSALVVKSGFGHAFKAPTLKQISPNYVGAEGPHTFMGNADIKPETSNSFEIGADWQVSPAWSLRATAFHTEVKDLITYRLLQQIGPRRIYQYDNVDAARIQGLEAGFTWAITPQLAWNTDATLLRTRDKTTGKRLSDRPSTSVASHLAWRVAGWDARLGLQYTGSQDSSGYRLPAYTLWNASVGRAWKLNATQSLNLRAGLENMGDVRLAEKSPNFGYAEQGRRVFVTARLDF, encoded by the coding sequence ATGCTTCTCACACACTCCTTTGCCTTGCGCAGGCTTTGCCGCCCGCATCCCCTGGCCGTGGCCTCCACTGCCGCGCTGCTGTGCCTGGCCGGCGCCGCGCGCGCCGAAGTCGTGGCCGCCGCGCCGCTGCCCGCCGTCACCGTCACGGCCACGCTGACCGAGCAGGACGCGCGCACCGCGCCGGCCAGCGTCACCGTCATCACCGCCCAGGACCTGGCCGAGCGCAATGCCGCCGACCTGCTGGACGCCGTGCGCGGCGCGCCCGGCATCACCTTGAGCGCGCGCCAGGTGGGCGGGCGCAAGACGCTCGCCCTGCGCGGCCTGGAGGGCAAGCACACCCTCACGCTGATCGACGGGCGGCGCATCAGCGCCAGCGACGACGTGATCGGCCACTCGGACTACCAGTACGGCTGGCTGCCGATTTCGGCCATCGAGCGTGTGGAGATCATCCGCGGCCCGATGTCGGCGCTCTACGGCTCGGAGGCCCTGGGCGGCGTGGTGAACATCATTTCCAAGAAGCCCAAGGACCGCTGGATCGGCTCCGTCGGCGTCACCGGCTCGCACGCCGTGGGCAGCGACGGGGCGAGCGAGGCCGGCACGTCGATCTTCGCCGCCGGGCCGCTCACCGACCGGCTGCGCATGTCGGTCAACGCCGAGTACGCGCACCGCGATGCCGTGCCCGAGAAGGAAGACCCGCGCTACAGCGAGATCGAGGGCCGCAAGCCGCACAGCCTGGGGCTGAACGCCGAGTTCGACCTCGCGCCCGGCCACGTGCTGGAGGCCGGCGTGACCGACGGCAAGGAGCAGCGCTTCTACGACGACGTGAGCGGCGCCAAGCCCTACTTCAACCGCTACGACCTGGACCGCCGCCAGACGCACGTGGGCTGGAGGGGCGAGGTGGGCGGCTGGAAGACGCAGCTGCGCGCCTATCGCAGCGAGTTCAGCGTGCGCAACTCGCGCACCAACGGCGTGGCGCCCACGCGTCCGCAGGACATGACGGACGACGTGGTGGACGGCCATGCCAGCACGCGCTTCGGAAGCCACCAGTTCACCGTGGGCGGCGAGTGGCGCAACGAGGAGCTGGTGAACGCCGGCCTCACCACCGGCAGCGACGACGTGACGCACAAGGCCCTGTTCGTGCAGGACGAGTTCGCACTGGGCAAGAACCTGATCGCCACGCTGGGCCTGCGCGCCGACCACCACGGCATCTTCGGCTCCGAGCTGAGCCCGCGCGCCTACCTCGTCTGGGAGGCCGGCAGCGCGCTGGTCGTCAAAAGCGGCTTCGGCCACGCCTTCAAGGCGCCCACGCTCAAGCAGATATCGCCCAACTACGTGGGCGCAGAGGGGCCGCACACCTTCATGGGCAATGCCGATATCAAGCCCGAGACGTCGAACTCGTTCGAGATCGGCGCCGACTGGCAGGTGAGCCCCGCATGGTCGCTGCGCGCCACGGCCTTCCACACCGAGGTCAAGGACCTCATCACCTACCGCCTGCTGCAGCAGATCGGCCCACGGCGCATCTACCAGTACGACAACGTGGACGCCGCGCGCATCCAGGGGCTGGAGGCGGGCTTCACCTGGGCCATCACGCCGCAGCTCGCGTGGAACACCGACGCCACCTTGCTGCGCACGCGCGACAAGACCACGGGCAAGCGCCTGAGCGACAGGCCCAGCACCAGCGTGGCCTCCCACCTGGCGTGGCGCGTGGCCGGCTGGGATGCGCGCCTGGGCCTGCAATACACCGGCAGCCAGGACAGCTCCGGCTACCGGCTGCCCGCCTACACCCTGTGGAACGCCAGCGTGGGCCGCGCCTGGAAGCTCAATGCCACGCAGAGCCTGAACCTGCGCGCCGGGCTGGAGAACATGGGCGACGTGCGCCTGGCCGAGAAGTCGCCCAACTTCGGCTACGCCGAGCAGGGCCGGCGCGTGTTCGTGACCGCGCGTCTCGACTTCTGA